A region of the Stieleria neptunia genome:
ACGGACGCAACTTGACGAGCAGTTTGCCCACCGCCGACGGAGCGACTGCGGTGTTGTTGGATCGGCCCGCCCACAGACTGCAAAGCTTCCATAGCCCCATCGCAATCATCACCGTGCCGACCACCCTGGCCGCCGCGACTTGAATGCCCAGCGTCGCGCCGCCGATATCGATCACGCTGCCGATCAATCCGGCAACGCATCCGGCCAACGTGTACGTCGCCAACCGTCCCAGATGGTACAGCGTCGTCGAAGCGACCAACGTGCCGCGACTGACCTGGTCGCCGCCGCCGCTGGCCCAGATTGCCAACGGACCGCACATGCCGACGCAATGCATGCTACCCAACACGCTGGCGGTCACCACCGCCGTCACCAGTACAAAAATCGTATCCATCACTCGCCTTCGATGTGGAACGTCAAGGACTGTGTCACCGGTTCCGATCCGCCATCGATCTTGAGTTCCAACTGCCAGATCCCCGACCGCGCCGCCGGTGCCAACGCCAGGTACTTTCCATCGCCGACGGACTTGAGCGTGATCGGGTGGACGTCTCCGGCACGCGCGTGGTGGTACAGCTTGCCGCTGACCACCAAGTCATTCAGGGGCTGTCCGTCACGATCAACCATTTTCAGTTCCAGCGCCCGCATGCCGCGGCCGTCGGCCACATCGGAAGCTTCAAACGTGACGCTCCAGCCCAATCGGTCGGCGGCCTCCAAGGTGCGCCGGGTCGCATCCCAGTTGAGCGCCCGGTTGTGGTAGTCGGGGACCACGGCCGCCGAAGGGTCGCCGATGGCCAGGTGCATCACCAACCCCATGATCGTGCTCTGGATGAGAAACAGAAACACCACCAGGGCGATCCAAAATCGCTTGGCGCGGCGTTCTGCCGTTTCGTTCGATTCGATTGCCGTCGCCGTTGCCATTATCGGGGTCCCAACAGTGAAAATTCTACTTCGCGAACATTGTCGCTTTGATCCGAAATCGTAGCCGCCACCACCTGGCGGCCGCTGCCACGCGTCATCGATCCCTTGAACGTGACGTGAACCGGAACCAGCACCGACTCGCCCGGCTCCAGACTCATTTTTTCTTCATCCAACACTTCGATCGTCACGTCTTCTCCCTGATCGGCGACCAACGCGTAATTTTGGGGCTCGGACGTGCGGTTGACCAAGCGAATCCGAAACTCGTTGGACGCGGTGCCGTCGGCGTACACCGTAAACGGGGCTCCGCCGGGGCGAATGATCCGCGCGTCGAATCCCGACTTGGTGGAGATCGCAAACACCAGCCCGCTCATCAACAGCAACAGGATCACCGGATAGACGATCGTTCGGGCGCGAAACATCTTCTTCGCCTTTCCCGCGATCGAATCTTGAGAGCTGTATCGGATCAGACCTTTCGGTGATCCGACCTTTTCCATCACATCGTCACACGCATCGATACACTGGGTGCAATTGACGCACTCCATTTGCAACCCTTCGCGGATGTCGATGCCCGTCGGACAAACCACGACACATTGGTTGCAATCCACACAATCGCCCGCGCCGTCACCGGGCGTGTGCTTGCCCCGTTTGCGAGGCTCACCGCGGACGTGATCGTAGGCCACGATCAAAGATTGTTCGTCCAGCATGACCGACTGGAATCGACCATACGGGCACGCGATCAGACAAAGCTGTTCGCGGAAGAACATAAAATCAAACAGCATCAAGCCCAGCGTCGCCGTCATCACCGCAAACGCGATCGGGTGCTGGATCGGTGAACTGGTCACCCATTCGGTGAGCTGATCGGTGCGGACGAAGTAGGCCAAGAACGTGTGGGCGAGAAAACCGCACAGCAGCACGTAAACGCCGAATCGAGCGATCTGCAGCGCCGCGCTGCCGGATCGTTTCGCCTTGCCGCCCTTGCCGACGGTCCCTTCGAACAAGCGGTCGATTGGGCGAAACAGAAACTCCATGTAAACCGTCTGGGGACAGGCCCAACCGCACCAGGCGCGACCGGCGATCGCGGTGACCAAGACGATGGAGACGAACACCGTCAGCATCAGCAGCGCCAGCAACAACGTGTCGGTCGGCAGAAAGGTGCGTCCGAGGATCGTGAACTCGCGAGCGGCGATGTCCAGCAAGATGACGGGATTGCCGCCGATTCGCAGGTGCGGGACCACGACGAACACCACCATCAACAAATACGCCACAACACGCCGACGCTGCCACCACGATCCGGTCGACAATCGCGGACGCAACCAGCGCCGACTGCCGTCTCGCTCCATCGTGCTGAGCACGTGTTCGGGAGAATCCAGTAGCGCGTCGTTGTCCGGTACGGTTTTGGTCATTTCGGTTCTGTTCGAATCCTCCTAAGACTTCGCCTCCTCATCTGCGGCCGGTTCTTCCTCGACGACCGGTTCCGGCCACGGCGGGATTTCGCGTCCTTCGGCCGGCCGACCGCCTTCCACGTTTTGTCCCCGCAGATTGGCCACATACGCCGACACCAACACGATCTCATTGATGTGCAGACGGTTGGACCACTTGGGCATCGCCCCGTTGCCGGCTCCGTTGTTGATGACTTTGCCGATGTCACCCAACACCGCGACGTTCTTGTACGCTTCGTCCGTCAAGTTCGGGCCGACTTTGCCTTCCCCCTCGCGGCCGTGACAGGACACGCAATTGGCACGAAACACCGACTCGCCGACCTTGACCCAACTTTCTTTGGCCATGAATTTGGCGATCGTCGGACCGTCCAATTTCAAGTCTCCGATCTCGGCAAATTGCAATCGCGTGTTCTCCGCCAACGCGACTCCGTACTGATCTTCCACCGATCTGCCTTTCGCCCCGTTGTGGTAGTACACCCAATAAAACGGGCTGAAAACGATCGACGCGATAAACAACCATTTCCACCAACCCGGCAACGGATTGTCGTACTCTTCGATGCCGTCGTAGGCGTGGTCGGTCTTTGGTGCTTCACTCACTGCGCGGGTCCTCGATTCGATCGCTTAACGGAATGGCGGCAAACTTCTCCGTGGCGTTTTTGCTGAGCCGAAACGCGCCGAAAAAGATCAGGAAAAATGTGCCCACAAACAGTGCCAAGGCAACCTCGGCACAGGCGGAATAGTCGATGAAGGAAACTAAGTCTTTGATCATGGCTTGAACAACACTAACAGTGGGTCACTCGGTTTCGGGGGCTGGGTCAGATTCGGCTTCCGCGGGCGTTGCTTCGGAAGCCGGCGCCGCTTCGGCACTCTCCGAAGTTTCGACCGCTGCTGCGGCTGCCGCATCACCGGCATTTTCGTCCGCAGTGGGTTCCGGGGTCGCGAACAAGTCGATCCCGATCCGTTGCAGATAAGCGATCAAAGCCACCGCCTGGGTATCCATCGTGCTTGCCGGTCCGCCCTGCGCGACGATGTCCGCGGCAACCTTCTCGGCTTGCTTGTAAGCGACTTCGGCCGTGTTGTTTAGTTCTTCGTCCGAGTACGGTGCGCCCAATTGCCAGGCCGCTTTGACGTGCGGTGCGATGCCGTCGTAATTCATTTCCGCGGTCAACAGATGCTCGTAGCTGGGCATCACCGAACCGGGGGAGACATATTCCGGATTTTCGAAGTGCCGCCAGTGCCAGAAACTGCTCTGACGCCCGCCTTCACGCGCCAAGTCGGGACCGATTCGACGGCTGCCCCACTGGAACGGACGGTCATAGATGAACTCGCCGGGTTTGCTGTATTCCCCATAGCGTTTGGTTTCCGCAACGATCGGGCGAATCATCTGTGAATGACAGTTGTAACAGCCTTCGGACACAAAGATGTGACGTCCGGCAAGCTCCAGCGGCGTGTAAGGTTTGACCGTCGCGATTGTCGGCACGTTGGATCGAATCAAGAACGTCGGGACCAACTCGAACAGGGTCGCGATCACCACCGCCAGCGTCGTCAGAATCGTGAACTTGACCGGCAAACGCTCCCAGCGGCGGTGCCAACCCATCTTGGCCCAAACACTCAAGCTTTTCGCCGTGTCCAGCATCGGCACGTCATCCATGTCGCTTTTCGGCTTCGGTTCATCTTGGTAGTCGTCCGTCAGCCGAGGTGCCGAGTAGACCGGCACGTCGTAGCTGTCCGGTCGACCGAACCAGGTGAACAATGCGTTGATG
Encoded here:
- a CDS encoding FixH family protein codes for the protein MATATAIESNETAERRAKRFWIALVVFLFLIQSTIMGLVMHLAIGDPSAAVVPDYHNRALNWDATRRTLEAADRLGWSVTFEASDVADGRGMRALELKMVDRDGQPLNDLVVSGKLYHHARAGDVHPITLKSVGDGKYLALAPAARSGIWQLELKIDGGSEPVTQSLTFHIEGE
- the ccoG gene encoding cytochrome c oxidase accessory protein CcoG, producing MTKTVPDNDALLDSPEHVLSTMERDGSRRWLRPRLSTGSWWQRRRVVAYLLMVVFVVVPHLRIGGNPVILLDIAAREFTILGRTFLPTDTLLLALLMLTVFVSIVLVTAIAGRAWCGWACPQTVYMEFLFRPIDRLFEGTVGKGGKAKRSGSAALQIARFGVYVLLCGFLAHTFLAYFVRTDQLTEWVTSSPIQHPIAFAVMTATLGLMLFDFMFFREQLCLIACPYGRFQSVMLDEQSLIVAYDHVRGEPRKRGKHTPGDGAGDCVDCNQCVVVCPTGIDIREGLQMECVNCTQCIDACDDVMEKVGSPKGLIRYSSQDSIAGKAKKMFRARTIVYPVILLLLMSGLVFAISTKSGFDARIIRPGGAPFTVYADGTASNEFRIRLVNRTSEPQNYALVADQGEDVTIEVLDEEKMSLEPGESVLVPVHVTFKGSMTRGSGRQVVAATISDQSDNVREVEFSLLGPR
- a CDS encoding cbb3-type cytochrome c oxidase N-terminal domain-containing protein — protein: MSEAPKTDHAYDGIEEYDNPLPGWWKWLFIASIVFSPFYWVYYHNGAKGRSVEDQYGVALAENTRLQFAEIGDLKLDGPTIAKFMAKESWVKVGESVFRANCVSCHGREGEGKVGPNLTDEAYKNVAVLGDIGKVINNGAGNGAMPKWSNRLHINEIVLVSAYVANLRGQNVEGGRPAEGREIPPWPEPVVEEEPAADEEAKS